The window CTGGAAGTGTGGCCGCGTCGATCTTTGCGAAGCAGATCATCGCCAACCCGGGCACCGTACTTGGCCTCGCCACCGGATCCACCCCTCTGTCCACCTATGCAGCTTTGGCACGGGCAGTCAGCGAAGACCGGATCGATGTTTCCGGCGTTCGTGGCTTCGCCTTGGACGAGTACCTCGGCGTCCCACCACAGCACCCCGAGAGCTACCGCTCAGTGATCACCCGCGAAGTGGTGGAGCCTTTGGGATTGAACCCGAATCACGTGTTTACGCCCAGAGGTACGGGCCCGGACATCACCAAGGCCGGGGCGGAGTACGAAGCAATGATCACCGAGGCCGGGGGCATCGACATCCAAATTCTGGGCATCGGTTCCAACGGCCATGTGGGTTTCAACGAGCCCGGATCGTCCTTGGCATCGGCGACCCGCATCAAGGCGCTGGCCGAACAAACACGCAAGGACAATGCCCGCTTCTTCGGGTCCCTTGAGGAGGTTCCCACCCACTGCATCACCCAAGGCCTGGGCACCATCCTCCGTGCCAGGCAGTTGGTCCTCCTGGCCTTCGGTGCGAACAAAGCGGACGCGGTTGCATCTGCGTTGGAGGGTCCGGTCTCGTCAGCCGTTCCGGGCTCGGTCATTCAACAGCACGCGCGGGCTACGGTGATCATCGATGAGGACGCTGCCGCAAAGCTGGCTCATGCCGAGTACTACCGGCACGCATGGCGGTCGGCGCAGGACCTGAATGCAGTAGCTTTCTAGGCCGGCCAGGTTGATTCCCGACTCGTAAAAGAAAATTAGCTGACGGCAAACAGAAGCGTTCGACGGCGGGTGCGTACCCGCCGTCGAACGCTTCTGTTTTAGCCGCGCAGGTCGGTCCCTTGGCAGGGGTTAGTCAAAGTGCTCCCCCGGTCCGCCTTCTCCTTTATTGATGTCAGTGCTCGGAGTTTACGCAGCAGCCTATGGGTCGGCTCGAAGAGATCCCGTGGATTCCCTGCGATCCGTTATTGCCCTTGGGCAGCCAGGAGACGCGAGTCCAGCAGTCCTGCCGCGACTGCCGGAGCGAGCCCGGGAGCCAGCGGAAGCCGCGGAACTACCAGGCAGTGCCACAAGTGATAAATGTCAGCCTTGCCAGACCAGACAGTGGACGCGACGTTGCCGTGCTCATCCAGCTCTTGTTTCCAGGAACCGTGCTCATAGTCGATGAACCAGTCCCGTGCGTGGTCCCAGATTCGCTCGTACCACTCCGCGTAGGCCTCGTCTCCGGTTGCCATGTACAGCGCGGCCGCGCCCCCGATTGCTTCCACCGGTACCCAGCGAATGCGGGACGTGACAATGGGCTTGCCCTCCCAATCAACGGAGTAAACAAAACCAGGATGGCCATCCGGCTCCCATGCGTCACGGATCGCAGCGGCGAAAAGGCCCTGTGCGTCTTCCATCAGCCACGCAGGAACGTCCATGGTGCGAGCCTCCAGACCGGCACGGAGGTGCAACAGGAGCCTGGCCCACTCAACCCAGTGGCCGGGCGTGCCACCATAGGCGCGGAACTGGCTGGCCCGGTCATCGGTGTTGTACTCCGGAATCGGGTTCCAGTCAGGGTCGAAGTGCTCGAAGACCCGGTAGTTGTTATTACGCGCAAACTTGTGGATGAGCACCTCAGCGATATGGAGTGCCCGCTCAATCCAGCGGTTTTCGCCGGTCACGTCGGCCACAATGAGATAGGCCTCAACAGAGTGCATACTGGCGTTCCCGCCACGGTAGGCCTCGGTTTCCGTAAACTCGCGATTCCACGAGTCGAAGCACATATTGGCTTGGTGGTCCCAAAACTTCGAGTCGGCGATGTGCAAGGCTTCGTCCAGCAACTTTTGGGCACCGGGCCGACGGGCCGCGACGGCACTCGCTGCGGCCAGGAGCACGAACGAATGCTGATATCCGGACTTTGTGTCATTCACTGGCCCGTTTTCGTCCACCTCCGCGTACCATCCACCAAATTCGTGGTCACGGAAGACTCCATTGAGCGCGGCTATGCCATGGTCCACCATGGACGCGGCACCCGGACGCCCCATCAACGCCGCAACAGCAAAACTATGGACCATACGGGCGGTGATCCAGAGATGGGTGGGCTTGTCAGCCATGACCTTCCCGTAGTTGTCGAGCCAGCCAAAGCCCGTGGGGACCTTCGAGCCGGAGGCGAAATTGATGAGCCGGTCTGTTTCGGCTTCGAGCCAACGTGCGTGAGCGGCGCTGTTCAACCACGTCATGTGCATCTCCTCATTAAATTTGCGGCCACCAGAGGTAAGGCCTGTTCTTATGCTAATCCCTGGTGATTGAATTCCACCAGATAAAGTTTGTTTTCAAACAATCAACTGTTAAAGCAGTGCCCCTTGCGAAGGCAGGAGGACATGCCTCTAGCCCAGTGCCACGGAATTTGGTAGCGACAACACGTCGGGCAGTGGCCCGCTTCGGGGAACGCTAAGACCCGCAGGTCTAAGCGGCGTCAGTGAGTCATTCAGCGACGATCAAACGGACGTTGGAAGCGGACAATGCCGCAGCTACTTCACGGGGCGGCGGCGCGTCGGTGACAAGAATGTCTACAGCCTCGAAGGAAGCCAACCGTGCCAGCGCGTACCGAAGCATCTTCTGGTGGGTCGCGACCACCACAACTTGCTCCGCCGAACCCATCAGCGCCAACTTCGTTGCCCGTTCCACATCCCGCTCAATGTAGAAACCTTCATCATGGATTCCGCTCACCCCAATGAAAGCCGTCTTGGCCCGAAGCCCCTGGACGGCGTTGACCGTCATGGGCCCGTTGAACGCCTGGCTATCCAACAACAGTTCACCGCCCAGGCAAATGGTCCGGGCAGACGTGAGCTGCAGGCACCGTTGTATGGCAGGAGCGGAGTGGGTGATGATGGTGCCCATGAAAGCGGCCGGGAGCTCCTGGGCTATCTGGTAGGTAGTGGTTCCAGCGTCCAGGATAATCGCGTCGCGCTCGGAGATCAGGTCCACACAGGCCTTCGCGACCCTCTGCTTCGCGTCGGCGTCTTCCCGGACGCGTGCCGCGAAATCAGCATTTTGGCCGTGGCCTTCAATGGCACTGACCCCGCCATGAACCACCTTGACCAGTCCGAGCTTGGACAATGCACGCGTATCACGGCGGACCGTCATGTCCGACACGTCGAAAGTACCGGCAAGATCTGCAGTGGAAAGGAATCCCCGCCTGCCAAGCTCGTCCAGAATGGTCTGCTGCCGCGGTGTCAGCGGCGCCTCTTCTCGTGCGATGCTCATGGCTTCCCCTCTTTTGACGCCCCCCGGACCGATCATCGGTGTAGGAAAGTGTTGTAATTCCAACACAATCTTACTTACTTCTGCGCACCAACATGGGTAGCGAGGAGTTCAATGGGGCGGCCTTCCACGATGGAGCGCTCCGCCGCCAGGCCCATTCGCACGGATTGGAGGCCATCCGCGACCGTCACATCTACAGGTCCTTCGCCAAGAATGGCCTTCCGATAGCCAAGGTGCTCGTAGTACGTCGAACCGTGGTGGGCACCAGCAGCCAGGACCGCTTCATCCACGGGAACTTCATGCTTCTCCGGGCCCAGCGGCGAACGTGGGCTGAACTCGACAGTCGCTTCGCTTTCGTCTCCCTCAATCCAGTGGTTGGCGGCGACGGGGATCAGCGTTTCAATCTTGGCTGCGTCTCCCACAATGGAGATTCGTTCCTGGAATTTGGACCCTTCGGCGAACATGGACAGCTCCAGCATGGCGCGGCGACCGCCCTTGAAGTCCACGATCACGTAAGCGTTGTCCACCATGTCCGATACACGCCCGTCGTACACCTCGTCCATGTGGTTGACGTCGTGTCCACCGCTGGCGAAGACACGCGTGGGTTCGTCCTGCAGGATCAGGCGCATGAGATCGAAGAAGTGGCAGCACTTTTCCACCAAGGTCCCGCCGGTGCGCTCGGCGAACCTATTCCAGGCGTCCACTTTGTGCAGGAACGGGAAGCGGTGTTCAACGATCGAGAGCATATGGATGTTGCCCAGCTTGCCGCTGTGCGCGGCCTGAATGATTTCCTGCACTGGAGGCATGTACCGGTACTCCATTGCTACCCAGATGGGCGCCGCATAACCAGCTGCAAGCGTCTCAAGCTCATCGGCCTGGTCCGCGCTGGTGCACACCGGCTTCTCCACCAGGATGGGCAGGTTGGTGCCGCTGGCAAAGATGTCCTTCAGGATTCCCAGGTGCGTGTCGTTGGGGCTGGCGATCACCAGAGCGTCCACAAGCCCTGATGCCAGCAGGTCATGGTGCGAGGAGTAGGTCTGCACTTCGTAGCCAATTTCACGCGAGGTCTCTTCAAGGGAGGAAGGAGTGGGGTCAGAAACTGCGGTGATTCGGCTTCCCGGAATCAGTGCGAGGTTCCGCACGTGCTCGCGGGCCATATGGCCGGCGCCGATAAGTCCATAGCGAATGGTTTGGACCGTTTCTCCAGAAGGCAATGACATGAACTGCTCCGTTTCTCAGCGTTGAGTGAAGGGGATCGACGTTGCATCCCGAACATCACTATACCGAATGTGTTGTTTTTCACACATAGCGTGTGTATATTTTTTCATTACCAGCCCAACTACAACGAGGTGGAACGTGCCCCAACCGTCATCCGGAACCCTGCTTTTCGTCGGGTGTGCCACTTTGGACTCCATCGCTCTCGTACAGGAATACCCTGCCGCCGACAGCCGGACCGTAGCCAACGACTTTGCTACGGCAGGTGGCGGACCTGCAGCCACAGCCGCTGTGGCTGCAGCCCGAGCCGGCGCCAAGGTTGCCTTTGCCGGCGTCCTTGGTACGGACGAAGAAGGCGACCGGATCATCACCGGACTCGAGGCCGAAGGCGTGGACACTTCTGCTGTCATCCGTGACCCTCATGTCAACACTGGCGCGAGCGTGATTGTTGTCAGCAAGGCTACCGAAAGCCGGGCGATCGTCACCCGGCCCGTACCGCCAATCCACTTTCCTGCCGGCAGCCGCTTTCACGATCTCCTTCACGCTGCTGAGTGGGTCCACGTGGATCACTTAGGCTGGAACGCCATAGCTGATGTGACCGGCCTACGGATCAGCGTGGATGCCGGCAACCCGATTCCATCCTTCAGCCCCCAGGGCGTTGAGCTTTACGTTCCCACCATCGAACGCCTGCAGGCCGTGTACGGAGCCGATCTCAAACCTGAAGACCTCGTGCAAAAGGCCATTGAAGACGGTGCTTCAACCGTGGTTGCCACTGCAGGGTCGGAGGGAGCCTGGGGCCTCGAACGGGGCGGCGTCCCCTTCCACATCCCCGCAACCCCCGCCAACATCGTCTCGACGCTCGGCGCCGGTGACGTTTACCACGGCGCCATCCTCGCGGCCGTCGCTGCAGGACTTCCGCTCGCGGAGGCTGCGTCGTTCGCAGGCCGTACTGCCTCGGCTTCCTGCGCTGGCCTGGATGGGCGTTCCATGATCCCCCGCGAGACCTTCACCTCTGTCCTTACCGCTAATCCCACCCTCTAGCTGAAAGAAGCAGCCCATGAGCAACACAGACCTTTCCTCCCTCCAGCGCCCGTCCGGTGCTTTCGCCATGCTCGCCGTCGACCAGCGCGAAGCCATGCGAAACATGTTCGCCGAGCACACAGACCAAGCCGTCACTGACGAGGACCTCCGCGACTTCAAACTCGCAGCTGCCCGTATCCTCACTCCTTACGCTTCCGGCGTCCTCATTGACCGCCAGTTCGCTCTTGATGCGGCCATCGAAGCCAACGTGGTTGCCCCGGGCTGCGGGCTCATCGCTTCCGCCGACCATTTTGAGTCTGCCCACGGAGAGCTTGTGGGCGAAGTGACAATAGACAGACTGGTTGATCCCAAGAAGTACGCAGCATTGGGCGTCACGGCCCTCAAACTGCTGGTCCTCTACCGCCCGGACGAAGCTCCCGAAGGTCGCGTAGCGATGGTCCGCGAATTCGTGGAAAGCTGCAAATCGGCCGGGCTCATCAGCATTATCGAACCCGTCTCCCGTAAGCCGCTGGCAGGAGGCGACTTCGACTGGAACGCCGGCATTCTGGCCGCTGCCAAGGAACTGGGCGATCTTGGGGCCGATCTCTACAAAGCCGAAGTCCCCTTCAAGGGCCAGGCCTCCGAAGCCGAAGTTCGTGCGGCCTGCGCCGAGCTCACCCAGGCCATCAACGGTCCATGGGTAGTGCTTTCTTCTGGTGTACCCGAGGACATCTTCCCTGACGCCGTCCGCTGGGCTTGCCTGGAAGGTGCCAGCGGGTTCCTTTCAGGACGTGCCGTTTGGGCGTCCTGCATCGGATCCCCGGATGTCATCGACTCCTTGTCCACGGACGCAGTCGAACGTTTGCAGCGGCTCTGCGCCGTGGTGGACGAAGTGGTCTCTGCACAGCGAACCACCGCCTGATCCTTCGGGGCATCACGGGTGCCCCTCCCCGATTCCCCAATAACTAGGCACAGCAACACTCAACGAGGAGATTATTGTGAGTCAGATTTCACGCAGGCAGGCCATGGCTGTTCTCGGAGCTCTGGGTTTTGGCGCAACCGCCGCAGCATGCGCAGGACCGGGCGGTTCCACCACGCCGGGTGGAGCCACGGGTCCGGCCGCTCCTGCCACCGGTGATATCACCGGGAGGGTGTCCTTCGCCCACTGGCGCGGCGAGGACAAGGCAGTATTCGACGAGCTCATCAAGCGTTTCGCAGCAAAATACAGCGGCGTGGAGGTGGTTCAAGATATTTCCACTTCCAACGATTACAACGCCCAGGGCTTGCAAAAGGTCCGCGGCGCCGCCATCGGTGACGCGTTTGCCACCTTCCGCGGCGCGCAGTTCAACAACTTCAGTGAAGCCGGGATCTACACGGAGCTGAAGAACAGCAAAGCCGTTGGCAACTACCAGAAGGGCCTGCTGACAGCTGGACAGTCCGGGGACAGCCAACTAGGCCTGCCATATCAGGTGGTCTTCCCCATGCCTATGGCTAATACGGACCTCTTTGATAAAGCCGGCGCGGAACTGACACCAAAGGACTGGGACGCTTTCCTGGGCATGTGCGAAAAACTTGCCGCGTCCGGCGTCGTTCCTATCTCATGGCCGGGCGGCGATGTGGGAAATGGTGGTCAGCTGTTTAACTGCATGATCGCCAACAACGCCCCCGTGGATGACATGTGTTCGCAGATCGAGCAGGGCAAGCTCAAGTGCACGGACGACTGGTTCATCAAGATGTTGAACCAGTACAAGGATCTGGTCCCCTACCTGCAGCCCAATGCCACCGGCACCGCGGTGGAGCCAGCGCAGAACCTGTTTTCCCAAGGCAAAGCTGCCATGCTGGCCACTGGTTCGTACCACATCGCAGCCGTCCGGAACCTGGGTGCGACGTTCCCCATCGAACTGGTCTTCCCCAACACGTCCACGGATGGCAACGCCAAGTTTGAGGGCGTCTACAACGCCACATTCATTCTGGGCGTGAATTCCGCGAGCAAGAACCAGGCGGCGTCGGCAGCATGGATTGATTTCCTTTCCGAACCCGAGAACGCCGGCTATTACGCCAACGAGACGGCGCAGCATGTGTCCGTCAAGGATGTCGAGTACACCAACGCGGACCTCAAGCGTTTGAGTCCGTGGCTGGACAAGAAAACTGCCCTGGCCGCCCGGTTCCAGTTCCAGAACCTGGACGTCCGCAACGCCGTCGAAGCCAGTGCTACGGCCGTCATCTCGGGCTCAAGCCCCGAGCAAGCAGCTGAAGCAGCCCAGAAGATTGTTGACGAACGGCTATGAGCACCCATACCGGAATGGCTGCCAAGCGGAAGGCACCGGAAAACACCACTCAAGCTGCGTCGAAGAAGCGCCGCTCCCCTACCCGCGTGAACCCTGCACTGTACTTGTTCCCGCTGCCGGCGGTTGCCATCATCGCTTTCTTCCTGGTGATGCCTACACTGCAGGCTTTCCAGTACGCCATCACGGACTGGAACGGGTTCTCGGCCGCCTTCAACTACGTGGGCGTGGACAATTTCGTCCGGGCATTCACCAAGGATTCACTGTTCACCAACGCCCTGACCAACAACCTGAAGTTCGTTTTGCTGGTGGTCATCGCACAAACTGTGTTCTCATTGCTGCTTGCGCTGCTGCTGACAAAGAATTCCCGGGGAAACGTGGTGCTTCGTGCCTTGTTCTTCTTCCCCACCATCCTGTCCTCGGTGTCTGTGGCCTTCATCTGGAAGTTCATCTACGATCCCAATTTCGGTCTCGCCAACTCGGCTCTGGGCGCTATTGGCTTGGAGGGCCTTCAGGGCTCATACCTCGGCAACAATTCCCAAGCGCTGTATTGGGTTGCTGTGACCCAAGTGTGGTTCCACGCAGGCCAAATGATGGTGGTCTACATCGCCGGCCTCCAGGCCATTCCGCGCGAACTGTATGAAGCGGCAGAGATGGACGGTGCCAACAAATGGCAGCAGTTCAAGTCCATCACCTGGCCCTTCGTTGCCCCGGCCACATCCATCGTGGTCGCCTACACCACGGTCCAGTCGTTCAAGGCCTTTGACCTGATCCTGGGTATCGCGGGCAACCCTCCCAAAGGGTCCCTGGACATTCTCTCCACGCGCATCTACAGCACTTTCGCCAACTCGGAGTTCGGATATGCCGCCGCCCAGTCAATCATCTTCATGGGGATGATCGCCTTGGTCACCTGGCTGCAGCGCCGGTTGCTCCGTCTGACCCCGAAGGGGGAATGACAGCATGCTTGCATCAATCAGCCGCCGCGGAATCCTTGCCATCTATGCGGTCATTATCATCGTCCCCATCACCGTTGTCCTGTTCGGCAGCTTCAAGTCCACGCAGGAACTCTTCGAGGGTCCATTCAGCCTTCCCCAGTCCCTTGCTCCCGACAACTTCGCGGAAGTCATCGGCGGCCAGGATCTCGGCTCGTCCTTCCTGAACAGCGTCATCGTCACCGGGATTTCCGTTCCCATCACGCTCTTCATCGCCAGCTTGGCTGGATATGCCGTGGCCCGGCTGAGGGGCTTCGCGTCGTGGGCCATCTTCGGATTCCTGGTGTTGGGAATGGCCATCCCAGCCCAAGCCAACATGGTGCCGCTGTATGTGCTGTTCGGCCGCATCGGCCTGCTGGACAACCTCACCGGGCTCATCGTGGCCAACATCGTCTCCACGCTGCCCATTGCAGTGTTCATCCTGGGTGGATTCATGCGTACGCTGCCTAAAGAACTCTATGAGGCATGCTCCATTGACGGCACTGGACCATGGCGGACCTACGTGTCCATAGCGCTCCCGCTCTCGGCGCCCTCCATCGCCGCTGCTGCCATCTTCCTGTTCGTCATCCACTGGAATGAGCTGCTGTACCCGCTCTTGTTCATCCAGTCTCCCGGAAACCGAACCCTTCCCTTGGCCCTGCTGAGCTTCCAGGGTGAGTTCCAAACCAACTACCCGCTCTTGTTCGCCGGCGTCATCCTGGCATCGCTGCCCGTTGTGGTGGCCTATGTCTTCCTGCAGCGCTACTTCGTTGCGGGCATCACCGCCGGTGCCAGCAAGGGATGAGGCCACATTCCGGCCGCCGGACACCGCACCTCTCCCAGCCAACGAAAGGCAACATCAAGTGAACCTGAAATCAGCGCAACACCTGATTAACGGAACCTGGCACTCTGCCGGAACATTCAAGGACGTAACGGACCCCGGAAACGGGAGCACCGTAGGCGAAGTGGCCTGGGGAACAGCTGAGGACGCGGGCAAAGCCGCTGACGCCGCTGCCGAAGCTTTTGGCGATTGGTCCCGGACGACTGCCCGCACCCGCGCCGACCTTCTCCGCAACGCCGCTGCGCTGTTGTCCGAACGCCGCGACGAACTGGCGCATACCCTGGCGTTGGAAGCGGGCAAACGACTGCCCGAGGCGCAAGGCGAAGTGGACTTCTCAGTGGAATACTTCCGCTGGTTCGCCGAGGAAGTACGCCGCACAACGGGCACCGTCAGCCCACCCGAACTCCGGGGCCGCCGACACCTCAGCACCAGCAAACCCATTGGGGTAGCCCTTAGCCTCACCCCCTGGAACTTCCCGGTATCCA is drawn from Arthrobacter sp. 31Y and contains these coding sequences:
- a CDS encoding glucosamine-6-phosphate deaminase, which gives rise to MAEIIIVRDQAEAGSVAASIFAKQIIANPGTVLGLATGSTPLSTYAALARAVSEDRIDVSGVRGFALDEYLGVPPQHPESYRSVITREVVEPLGLNPNHVFTPRGTGPDITKAGAEYEAMITEAGGIDIQILGIGSNGHVGFNEPGSSLASATRIKALAEQTRKDNARFFGSLEEVPTHCITQGLGTILRARQLVLLAFGANKADAVASALEGPVSSAVPGSVIQQHARATVIIDEDAAAKLAHAEYYRHAWRSAQDLNAVAF
- a CDS encoding AGE family epimerase/isomerase, producing the protein MTWLNSAAHARWLEAETDRLINFASGSKVPTGFGWLDNYGKVMADKPTHLWITARMVHSFAVAALMGRPGAASMVDHGIAALNGVFRDHEFGGWYAEVDENGPVNDTKSGYQHSFVLLAAASAVAARRPGAQKLLDEALHIADSKFWDHQANMCFDSWNREFTETEAYRGGNASMHSVEAYLIVADVTGENRWIERALHIAEVLIHKFARNNNYRVFEHFDPDWNPIPEYNTDDRASQFRAYGGTPGHWVEWARLLLHLRAGLEARTMDVPAWLMEDAQGLFAAAIRDAWEPDGHPGFVYSVDWEGKPIVTSRIRWVPVEAIGGAAALYMATGDEAYAEWYERIWDHARDWFIDYEHGSWKQELDEHGNVASTVWSGKADIYHLWHCLVVPRLPLAPGLAPAVAAGLLDSRLLAAQGQ
- a CDS encoding DeoR/GlpR family DNA-binding transcription regulator, which translates into the protein MSIAREEAPLTPRQQTILDELGRRGFLSTADLAGTFDVSDMTVRRDTRALSKLGLVKVVHGGVSAIEGHGQNADFAARVREDADAKQRVAKACVDLISERDAIILDAGTTTYQIAQELPAAFMGTIITHSAPAIQRCLQLTSARTICLGGELLLDSQAFNGPMTVNAVQGLRAKTAFIGVSGIHDEGFYIERDVERATKLALMGSAEQVVVVATHQKMLRYALARLASFEAVDILVTDAPPPREVAAALSASNVRLIVAE
- a CDS encoding Gfo/Idh/MocA family protein translates to MSLPSGETVQTIRYGLIGAGHMAREHVRNLALIPGSRITAVSDPTPSSLEETSREIGYEVQTYSSHHDLLASGLVDALVIASPNDTHLGILKDIFASGTNLPILVEKPVCTSADQADELETLAAGYAAPIWVAMEYRYMPPVQEIIQAAHSGKLGNIHMLSIVEHRFPFLHKVDAWNRFAERTGGTLVEKCCHFFDLMRLILQDEPTRVFASGGHDVNHMDEVYDGRVSDMVDNAYVIVDFKGGRRAMLELSMFAEGSKFQERISIVGDAAKIETLIPVAANHWIEGDESEATVEFSPRSPLGPEKHEVPVDEAVLAAGAHHGSTYYEHLGYRKAILGEGPVDVTVADGLQSVRMGLAAERSIVEGRPIELLATHVGAQK
- a CDS encoding carbohydrate kinase family protein; this encodes MPQPSSGTLLFVGCATLDSIALVQEYPAADSRTVANDFATAGGGPAATAAVAAARAGAKVAFAGVLGTDEEGDRIITGLEAEGVDTSAVIRDPHVNTGASVIVVSKATESRAIVTRPVPPIHFPAGSRFHDLLHAAEWVHVDHLGWNAIADVTGLRISVDAGNPIPSFSPQGVELYVPTIERLQAVYGADLKPEDLVQKAIEDGASTVVATAGSEGAWGLERGGVPFHIPATPANIVSTLGAGDVYHGAILAAVAAGLPLAEAASFAGRTASASCAGLDGRSMIPRETFTSVLTANPTL
- a CDS encoding aldolase, coding for MSNTDLSSLQRPSGAFAMLAVDQREAMRNMFAEHTDQAVTDEDLRDFKLAAARILTPYASGVLIDRQFALDAAIEANVVAPGCGLIASADHFESAHGELVGEVTIDRLVDPKKYAALGVTALKLLVLYRPDEAPEGRVAMVREFVESCKSAGLISIIEPVSRKPLAGGDFDWNAGILAAAKELGDLGADLYKAEVPFKGQASEAEVRAACAELTQAINGPWVVLSSGVPEDIFPDAVRWACLEGASGFLSGRAVWASCIGSPDVIDSLSTDAVERLQRLCAVVDEVVSAQRTTA
- a CDS encoding ABC transporter substrate-binding protein, which gives rise to MSQISRRQAMAVLGALGFGATAAACAGPGGSTTPGGATGPAAPATGDITGRVSFAHWRGEDKAVFDELIKRFAAKYSGVEVVQDISTSNDYNAQGLQKVRGAAIGDAFATFRGAQFNNFSEAGIYTELKNSKAVGNYQKGLLTAGQSGDSQLGLPYQVVFPMPMANTDLFDKAGAELTPKDWDAFLGMCEKLAASGVVPISWPGGDVGNGGQLFNCMIANNAPVDDMCSQIEQGKLKCTDDWFIKMLNQYKDLVPYLQPNATGTAVEPAQNLFSQGKAAMLATGSYHIAAVRNLGATFPIELVFPNTSTDGNAKFEGVYNATFILGVNSASKNQAASAAWIDFLSEPENAGYYANETAQHVSVKDVEYTNADLKRLSPWLDKKTALAARFQFQNLDVRNAVEASATAVISGSSPEQAAEAAQKIVDERL
- a CDS encoding carbohydrate ABC transporter permease, with product MSTHTGMAAKRKAPENTTQAASKKRRSPTRVNPALYLFPLPAVAIIAFFLVMPTLQAFQYAITDWNGFSAAFNYVGVDNFVRAFTKDSLFTNALTNNLKFVLLVVIAQTVFSLLLALLLTKNSRGNVVLRALFFFPTILSSVSVAFIWKFIYDPNFGLANSALGAIGLEGLQGSYLGNNSQALYWVAVTQVWFHAGQMMVVYIAGLQAIPRELYEAAEMDGANKWQQFKSITWPFVAPATSIVVAYTTVQSFKAFDLILGIAGNPPKGSLDILSTRIYSTFANSEFGYAAAQSIIFMGMIALVTWLQRRLLRLTPKGE
- a CDS encoding carbohydrate ABC transporter permease; this encodes MLASISRRGILAIYAVIIIVPITVVLFGSFKSTQELFEGPFSLPQSLAPDNFAEVIGGQDLGSSFLNSVIVTGISVPITLFIASLAGYAVARLRGFASWAIFGFLVLGMAIPAQANMVPLYVLFGRIGLLDNLTGLIVANIVSTLPIAVFILGGFMRTLPKELYEACSIDGTGPWRTYVSIALPLSAPSIAAAAIFLFVIHWNELLYPLLFIQSPGNRTLPLALLSFQGEFQTNYPLLFAGVILASLPVVVAYVFLQRYFVAGITAGASKG